In Leptotrichia buccalis C-1013-b, the genomic window GAACTAATAATTGCCGCACCTACAATTTTGTCTTCATCCCTAAGATTGATTCCTCTCACTCCAGCTGCTCCAGTTCCCATACTTCTTACATCTTTTTCAGAAAATCTGATAGCAATACCATTTTTTGTCGCTGCAAAAATTTCATCTTCCCCGCTACCGCTTGTAAGCCCAATAAACATCACTTCATCATCTTCATTCAATCTAATCGCTCTTTTTCCAGCCTTTTTGATATTATCGAATAATGTCAGTTCTGATTTTTTAACAACTCCATTTCGTGTTACAAAGAATAAGTTTTTATTTTTTTCAAATTCACGAACTTTTATTATTGTGCTGACCTTTTCATCATCATCCAGATTTATAATATTTCCAATCAGTTTTCCACGTGCCTGTTTTCCAGTTTCAGGAATTTCATAAACTTTTATGCTGAATACTTTTCCTTTTGTTGTGAAAATAAGCAATGTGTCAAGCGCCTTTGCTATATACATGTCTTTTACAACATCATCTTCTACTGTATTTGTAGCATTTACTCCAATTCCACCACGTTTTTGTGAACGGTAAGTGTCAATTGCCACACGTTTTACATAACCTTTTTCTGTAAGAGTTACAACAACTTCCTCGTCCTTAATCAAGTCTTCTATGCTGATTTCGGCTCTTGCATTTCTGATTTCAGTTCTACGTTCATCACCAAAATCTTCTTTTAATTTAAGTCCCTCCTCTTTAATTATACCATATATTTTTGAATCATCAGATAAAATTCCAGTTAATTCTTCAATTAATAGCATAAGTTCGTTATATTCCTGATTAATTTTATCTCTTTCAAGTCCAGTAAGCCTTTGTAATCTCATATCCAGAATAGCTTTTGCCTGAATTTCCGAGAATCCAAATTTTGCAATTAACTCAGCACGTGCAACATTTGCATCCTTTGAAGCACGTATAATTCTAATTACTTCCTCAATATTATCAAGCGCAATTTTGAAGCCTTCCAAAATATGAGCCCGATTTTTTGCTTTTTTCAGTTCAAATTCAGTTCTTCTTGTAATTACTTCAAATCTATGTTCCAAATATTTTTGAAGAATCTGCTTTAAGTTTAACACTCTTGGTGCATTATCCACAAGTGCAAGCATAATTACACCAAATGTATTTTGTAAATCAGTAAATTTATAAAGGCTGTTCAGAATTAATTCACTTTCCTCACCTTTTTTCAGCTCAATTACAATTCTGATACCATCCCTGTCAGTTTCATCCCTCAAGTCAGATATTCCCGTAATTTTCTTCTGTCTTACCAAATCTGCAATTTTTTCAATAAGTCTAGCTTTATTTACCTGATATGGCAATTCTGTAACAATAATCGACTCTTTTCCAGTTTTTGAAGTTTCAACTTCTACACGTCCTGCAACTCGGAGTTTTCCACGTCCAGTTCTATACGCATCATAAATTCCCTGTTTCCCGTTAATTATACCGCCAGTTGGGAAATCAGGACCTTTTATATACGTAATCAATTCATCAATTGAAATTTCAGGATTATCAATCAATGCAATAATTCCATCAACTACTTCCCCTAGATTATGTGGAGGAATATTTGTAGCCATTCCGACAGCAATACCATTTGCTCCATTTAGTAGTAAATTAGGAAGTTTTGCAGGCAATACAACTGGCTCATCCAAACTTTCATCAAAGTTTTTTCGGTAGTCAATCGTATCTTTTCTAATATCTTCAAGCAGCTCTTCAGTAATTTTAGCCATTCTAGCTTCCGTATACCTCATTGCCGCTGCTTCATCCCCATCAATCGAACCAAAATTCCCATGTCCGTCGATAAGTTCATATCTCATATTAAAGTCCTGTGCCATTCTAACCATTGCACCATAAACTGAAGAATCTCCGTGTGGATGGTATTTCCCCAGTACATCCCCGACAATCCTTGCCGATTTTTTAAACGGAGTCTTGTGGCTCATTCCCATTTCACTCATGGAAAACAAAATTCTTCTATGTACAGGCTTTAATCCATCACGTACATCAGGCAACGCACGGCTAACAATTACACTCATCGAATAATCCAAATAAGCTGCCTTTATCTCATCCTCAATATAAACATTAGATTCATTTGATAAATCCGTAGCCTTAGGCAATCCTTCCACAATGATTTCCCTATCATCATTTTCATCCATTTCCGTTATCTCTTCTTCTCTTTCATCGTCATCTCTAAAATCGTCTGACATCCTGCACCTCTTTTCTTCTCTTTCTTTACAACAAGTGAACTATTAATTAAGCTATTTCCTAAATTTTTATTACAAGTTATCTTAATTAGTAATTGTTTTTCCTTTTTTATATTAACTCTTTTAACGCAGAGGTATCAGACGCCATACCTCTGCACTCCCGCTTACGCAAAACTTTCTTAATAAAGAAAAAATAAAACTCGATTTTGAATCAAGATTATTTTAGCATAATTAACTAAATATAATTTAAAATTTTTTTCAAAATCTCAAACAGTTATTTTTTCTTTAACGAAATTTTGCTTATTTTCTATTGACATATCTATTTATAATTAAACTAAAAATGTCGTGATTTTTTTGGAATGAAATTGACTGTTTGAGCTTTTTCATTTTCTTTAAATCGTGATTAATTTATAGAGTTGATAATAACTTTTGTTAAAAAGCGAGTTTCATTTTTATTTCAAAAAAATGCTTAGACAAGCTGGGATTGCAAAGGGGATGGCGATTGTTCCCCTTTGCTTTTAAAAAAAGAAAAAACATAAATATTATAGAAAAATATCTATTAATAAAAATAACTTTTCTCAATTTTAATCAAAAATTATATATCCAGATTTCTTACGTAATTTGCATTATCCTCAATAAATTTTCTTCTCGGCTCAACTTTATCCCCCATCAGAATATTAAACATCTTATCGGCATAAGAAGCGTCTTCCATTGATACTTTTAATAATGTTCTTACTTCTGGATCAAGAGTTGTTTCCCAAAGTTGTTCTGGATTCATTTCTCCTAGCCCTTTGTAACGCTGTATTGTGTATTTTCTTCCTTCGTTTTCCAAAACTCTTGTTACTTGTTTCATCTGATCGTCTGAATAGGCGTATCTGATTGCTTTTCCAGCCTGAATTTTGTATAAAGGCGGCTGTGCGATATAGATGTAGCCTTCGTTAATTAATTCTCTCAGATGTCTGTAGAAAAATGTTAGCATTAATGTTCTGATGTGAGCTCCATCAACATCAGCATCTGTCATAATTACGATTTTATGGTATCTTAATTTTTTTAAGTCGATTTCTTCGCCAAATCCAGCTCCAAAAGCTGTAATCATCGCTCTAATTTCGGCATTTTCCAGAGCTTTATGTATACCTGATTTTTCTACATTTAAAATTTTCCCTCTAAGTGGCAATATTGCCTGAAATCTTCTATCTCTTCCCTGTTTTGCAGAACCTCCTGCTGAGTTTCCTTCAACTATGAAAATTTCTGATTCAGCTGGATCTTTTGAAGAGCAGTCAGCCAATTTACCAGGCAGTGATCCTACTTCCAATGTATTTTTTCTAAGTACAAGTTCTCTTGCTTTTTTCGCGGCTTCTCTTGCCCTTTTTGACATTACCATTTTCTCTATAACTTTTTCAGCTGCCTTTGGATGATCTTCCAAATAAAATTTCAGGTTGCTTCCAACAATATTTGAGACAATTCCTGTAACTTCGCTGTTTCCAAGTTTTGTTTTTGTCTGCCCTTCAAATTGAGGTTCAGGTATTTTTACGCTTATTACACAAACAAGGCCTTCTCTTACGTCTGTTC contains:
- the gyrA gene encoding DNA gyrase subunit A; the encoded protein is MSDDFRDDDEREEEITEMDENDDREIIVEGLPKATDLSNESNVYIEDEIKAAYLDYSMSVIVSRALPDVRDGLKPVHRRILFSMSEMGMSHKTPFKKSARIVGDVLGKYHPHGDSSVYGAMVRMAQDFNMRYELIDGHGNFGSIDGDEAAAMRYTEARMAKITEELLEDIRKDTIDYRKNFDESLDEPVVLPAKLPNLLLNGANGIAVGMATNIPPHNLGEVVDGIIALIDNPEISIDELITYIKGPDFPTGGIINGKQGIYDAYRTGRGKLRVAGRVEVETSKTGKESIIVTELPYQVNKARLIEKIADLVRQKKITGISDLRDETDRDGIRIVIELKKGEESELILNSLYKFTDLQNTFGVIMLALVDNAPRVLNLKQILQKYLEHRFEVITRRTEFELKKAKNRAHILEGFKIALDNIEEVIRIIRASKDANVARAELIAKFGFSEIQAKAILDMRLQRLTGLERDKINQEYNELMLLIEELTGILSDDSKIYGIIKEEGLKLKEDFGDERRTEIRNARAEISIEDLIKDEEVVVTLTEKGYVKRVAIDTYRSQKRGGIGVNATNTVEDDVVKDMYIAKALDTLLIFTTKGKVFSIKVYEIPETGKQARGKLIGNIINLDDDEKVSTIIKVREFEKNKNLFFVTRNGVVKKSELTLFDNIKKAGKRAIRLNEDDEVMFIGLTSGSGEDEIFAATKNGIAIRFSEKDVRSMGTGAAGVRGINLRDEDKIVGAAIISSEMNKDDARILTITEEGYGKRTKLLEYRLTSRGGKGIINAKLNEKTGKIVDVKIVKDDDEIMLITSEGTLIRTSVKDVSVIGRSATGVRIMKVRNNEKIASIVKITEEPKLDDEVKK